A genomic stretch from Acidobacteriota bacterium includes:
- a CDS encoding aldolase/citrate lyase family protein, with protein MRPATPAINPLRARLAEGKPAIGMMVSMPSVATTQILAAAGFDWLFFDMEHGPIDIASVHAMVTATQGTLATPIVRVPWNLHWLVKPVLDAGAMGMVFPMIHNRAEAEAAARSVRYPPRGNRGYGPFYAPVRFGTPRESYVDAADDQILCMLLIEHREAIDNIREIVTVPGVDSCQIAPNDLAMSYGYRDGPDHPEVQDAIGRAEEVILAGPTYLGGLALDNATANDMIGRGYRIILAGSDTLLLERGSADILGGIDRGD; from the coding sequence TTGAGACCCGCCACCCCCGCCATCAACCCCCTGAGGGCTCGCCTGGCTGAAGGCAAGCCTGCCATCGGCATGATGGTCTCCATGCCCAGTGTGGCCACTACCCAGATTCTGGCTGCCGCGGGCTTCGACTGGCTCTTCTTCGACATGGAACATGGACCGATCGACATTGCCTCGGTCCATGCCATGGTGACGGCCACCCAGGGGACCCTTGCCACCCCCATCGTTCGAGTGCCCTGGAACCTGCATTGGCTGGTCAAACCGGTGCTGGACGCCGGCGCCATGGGGATGGTCTTCCCCATGATCCACAATCGGGCCGAGGCCGAAGCAGCCGCCCGGTCCGTTCGCTACCCGCCGCGAGGCAACCGCGGCTACGGCCCCTTCTACGCGCCTGTCAGATTTGGAACACCCCGTGAATCCTATGTGGACGCGGCGGACGACCAGATCCTGTGCATGCTGCTGATCGAGCACCGTGAGGCGATCGACAACATCCGTGAGATCGTGACCGTTCCGGGCGTGGATTCCTGCCAGATTGCCCCCAACGACCTGGCCATGAGCTACGGGTATCGGGATGGTCCGGACCACCCGGAAGTCCAGGACGCCATCGGTCGGGCCGAGGAGGTCATTCTGGCCGGCCCCACCTACCTGGGCGGGTTGGCCCTCGACAACGCCACCGCCAACGACATGATCGGCCGGGGGTACCGAATCATTCTCGCCGGCTCCGATACCCTGCTGCTGGAGCGCGGTTCCGCCGACATCCTGGGCGGCATAGACCGTGGCGATTGA